In Ananas comosus cultivar F153 linkage group 14, ASM154086v1, whole genome shotgun sequence, the genomic stretch tatacattttggttgcCTTTCACCCTCAACTTATGTCATGAAGGCTACTCTTCACATAAACTAATTTCTTTAGTGGAGATTTTGTGATTTTCTTAGGCCCTTAATGCATGTTTGAACTAGCTTCTGCTTCTACCAGCTGCTAGCACCTTGCTAGACTGTTGGGCAAACTAATCAAACAGATTTGTTCAAGAATTTTACTGCAGCATGAAGCTGAAATGAGATTCTGAGCCCTAAAAGCTGAAGCTCTGGTTTCTTATGCCAAGAGAAGCTATTGGAGGGATTTTAATATAGTGCTGTCTCCTAATAGCACTACTCAAACAACACATTTTTAACAGTACTGTGCCTTAGAGTTGATCCACACAAGTCCTAAGTCAATAAATCACATGACCTTTTTTTCTCACTTCGGCAAAGATTGATATATTGaatttttcttgaaattttaggtttttttttattttgtgattaTAACTGATTATTTCACTCTAGATTCGATCGGCAAGATCTATGAGGCTTTCCCAAGGATATCGGTGCCACAACACCTTGAAGACGATGATGATGACATGCAGAAACTTTCTGAAGCTTTGGTGGCAGCAAAAGTACGTGTTGAGAGCTGTTCATCTTTCTTGAAAGCTGCAATCAAGTAAGCCTCTTCCTGTTTCTCCTATCCaattaaaaagtgatgataaatTGCACATATTAAGTTGTATTTagattaaattagaaaaatcaCTTCTGCGCTCGTACCCATATCTGAATTATCCCCTCACACTTTTGAACATGTCAAGGCTAATGGAAAAGCTGCTGCACTTGAGTCTTATGTCTCAATTACTTCCCTAcataaaaattgcatcaattgcTAGCTTGCTCGATAAAAATGTGTCAAATAAACCCAAAACTTTGGGATGAATAGGGAATTCAATTGCAAACCTTCATGCAATGAGTTGGCTTCAGTTCTATATCTGAACATTTTTCTAAGTTGCAACTGAAAGAGTAGATCTGAAACTAGATAAAGAAGATTTTCTTTCTTACTATAGCTATCAACATTGACAGTTTTATTGGATAATACATTGCATATATGTGAGTCTACTCCNGGTagcttcattcatttttttttttttttttttttttttttttttttttttttaatgcaggAGGGTAGTTGAGAAACAAGGTAAAATGcaatgttttctttttctttctttctgtaatttagccttgtATAAGTGTAAGCCTTGCGTGTTACTTTGGTCTCAAATAGGTCCAGATATTCACAATTATTGTCAATTTCTTTTCCTAAACCTTCATGCATTTAAGTTGGTAGATGACGTTTAACACGGAAAAGAATCACATGAATGGAAAAATTTGTCTCACAAGTTGCTAAGTTCGATGGTTCTAGAAAAGTATAATATCTACTCTTTTGGGATTCCAGATCTGTGGCCCTGAAAAGAACTTAAATCCTTAGATAAAACCAACCATATTACATTCCAGCTCATCTTGATGGACTTCTGCACGCAAAATTTAAcagttattcaaaattttggtcTGCGTGAGATGAGAGTAAAATTCCACAATGCTGAAATAGCAGCTGTTTGAATTGTACAGGAGCAATTAGAAAGAGGAAAGTGCAGGGGTTTTGTAATATAACCTTCTATATAATAGAGAAACTTAAAGCTTTCCTTTGATGATTTGGAACTCTGTTTGGTGAATTAACTTGGAAAGTCTATATCATGGATGGTAAAAGGTAACCATCACATGTACTTTGTATGACAGAACAGATAAACTAGGTTTCTAGAGATCACCTAAAAAGGTTGATTAGATTCCGCAacctctcttttctccttccaATTGCTTGGCGTTTTATCCTATTTAATATAATCTGGcgtcttttttttcctcccccTTTTTGGAGAGATTAAGAGAATAATCTGGTGTCTTTTCAAACTTATGGTCTTGTGCATGTAGTACTAAAAATAGTTGCTGTCTTTTTGTAGGTGGTCAGCAGAGTTTGGGGATTTTAAAAATGGATCTCCTCAGTTGCATGAAATGCTGGCTGAATATCTATATTCAGAATCTCCTGAGTTGGTATGTTGAGGATAAAATTTACAGAAATCCCTGTACCATACTGATATTGTGatttagtccctaaacttttcACTCAAATACTTTAGACACTTCTCTTGCAATCCATCATCAgtggttataaaaaaaaatttaaaaaaatctcagttTCTTCATGTAAAATGGCCATTTTAACGCTTCTGTAAAATGACTTTCTTGTTTCAGTGTACTTGAAACGGGGGCAGAAAGGTTATTTTAGGAGGAGGAAAATATCATTTCTTTTCAAAGTTTTTCAGCAGCCGGGGATGGAATTGCAACATAAGAGAAAGTTCAGGAGCTAAAGTGTTTAAGTAAAAGTTAAGGGACGAAGTTGCAATATCGGGATAGTACCAGGACTACTCATGTATTTACCTTCAAATCAATTTCAAGAAAGAATGTCACGTATTTTCTTGTAAATTCCTTGATGTGTTACAGGACATGGCTAAAGTTTCAATTTATTTTGTTCGTGGAAACAATCCAAAGAAGTTTGCGTCGACACTTGTGAACTTTATGGGCAAGGTAGGGTTTCcaaaatttttcatataataatataacaaattaaagattGTTTTGGTGAGAGGCTTTTTTTTGGGTGTGGGGTGGTATTTGCATCATTTAGTTATCATCAGAAAAGGTGAATCACTTGACGCTATACACATTAAATAATGGGCACTTTCCAATTTGCCTGTGGAACTTTTCAATCATTATATTGATGAATTTATATCAAATTCTGTTTATATgcttaaaatttcaatattgtgACATCGTCTATAATGTTTGTATAATATGTCTAGCAGAATTTTGCTTTATCATAAAATTACCTTGTGTATGAGGCCTATTATTTATGTAACAGTATTTCCTGGACTTCCCTTTTCTCTAGCTGATCGTTATTCTTACAGTGCTATCCTGGGGAAGAAGATATAGCAATTACACGTGCAGTCCTATTGTAAGTTTCCTTTATCTATTATTCTCTCttcataaaatatattgaaacaAACTTATACCGTAAGGTAAAAAACTTCAGGATGTGTTATATTGATATATACGTTAGTTGCAATCTCAGTTTAGTAAACGTGTACTGTCTAGTCTGGGATGCTGACAAAATATTCTTGAAGTGTTATTTAAGTATAAAAGAGTGTATCACTTATATGACATTACTTTGAAGGTACCTATCACAGGGGAATCTTAGAGATGCAAATATCCTTATCGACGAGATTAAAAGGCAACTAGAATCTAAACAGCTTGAATTCCCTCGCTCAGATTTGACCAAGTTCATCGACTACCTTTTGCAAACGTAAGTGTTCGCCTGTTATCATTTCAAAGATTATTTTAGTAActtcctttcttcctttttttaaatcttCCCATTAATGTTAAAATGCTCTTCTGTGGTTATCATTGTTGTCCCTGTTCATTAGCCCCCAAATACTTTCATCATGCTGTTAtgatttatataaattaaatagcaTTGAACCTGTGAAAAATCATTTTTTCTTGCAAATGCCATGATCTATGAACTGGTGCTTAAATTGCTAACGTTCAGTTAATAAAATATTCTCATTTTGAGCTGATATTTTGGAATTTGATGCCtgtaaatgaaaatgatcaacatatttgtatttgttatattttacaGGTTGGAAAGAGATGCTTTCCCCCTTTTTAAGATATTGAGAGAAAAGTATAGATCCAGTATAGAAAGGGAATCTTTATTTGGCGAGGTATCACTTAACATACTAATCGAGCATCCCTATTGTTGATATTATCTTTAAGGAAATCAATTACTTtctgtatcttttttttttttggcaagttgttaaaaagtatattaaaaTCATATATGAAAAGAGATATAATAGCTATTTCAGatcattttttaatattttcagtAGAATTTCCTCTTATTGTTTGTGTGATGCTTGCACAGTTGTTAGATGAAATAGCTGAAAGGTTTTATGGTGTGCGACGCAGAAGTGGCCTACAAGGCATATTTGGTGATCTTTTCAAGGTATGTTGCACTATTCATGACCATTTGGACATACTATTGCATCATCCTTTGGTTTTCTATTTGCCTTTGGAGAAGAAAATGTGTTCAGCTGTTGTGAACTTGAATAAATGAAACTGTAAGGGAAACCATAACGATAGGAGAGGAAATATGCAGACTCAGTTGGATTTGAATAAAGTCACATAATAGAG encodes the following:
- the LOC109720636 gene encoding Golgi to ER traffic protein 4 homolog, with protein sequence MSRPRPRRGELPPPQATMEKLEKMVDNGNYYEAQQIYKSTSARYIAVERYSEALDILQSGALIQLNHVQVTCGAELAALFVETLVKAKIPYNQETLDSIGKIYEAFPRISVPQHLEDDDDDMQKLSEALVAAKVRVESCSSFLKAAIKWSAEFGDFKNGSPQLHEMLAEYLYSESPELDMAKVSIYFVRGNNPKKFASTLVNFMGKCYPGEEDIAITRAVLLYLSQGNLRDANILIDEIKRQLESKQLEFPRSDLTKFIDYLLQTLERDAFPLFKILREKYRSSIERESLFGELLDEIAERFYGVRRRSGLQGIFGDLFKMV